Within the Sarcophilus harrisii chromosome 2, mSarHar1.11, whole genome shotgun sequence genome, the region aactaaattccagaactcccaggtcaagaagaaaatattgcaagcagccagaaagaatttaaatactgTGGAGTCGTAGTCAGAATCACAGATAATTCAGTAGCTACTGCTTCTACATTAAATGAACAGatggcttggaatatgatatttcagaaggcaaaggaatgaACCTATCTAGTAAAACagtttgggggggaggagagaagggatatttagtgaaaataaacattcctgatgaaaaggctAGCGATAAACACAATATGacattcaaatataagactcaagagaaacataaaaaggcaaatatgacagagaaatcaaagaggattcaataaagttaaattgcTTATATTCCTATgtaggaagatgatacatgtaactcctaagaattttatcacTATTAAGACAGTTAAAAGTAGTTTATATAATACAGTATACCATGTTAGTATGatctaaaaaaattaaggggtaagGAAAAGAGGATGAACTAGAAGGATTTAAATTTTGTCCCATAAAAGGGGTAATAGCTTTTGCAATGAAGGGGAGAAAAGTGGTGGTAGATAAAGCTTACCTCTCAtgagaattggttcaaagagggaaaaacaggCATTTACATactcagttgagtatagaaatctatcttattcaacagggaaatagaagaggaaagatataaggggggggagggaatgatAAAATAGAGGGCTGACTAATGGAGGTAGGggttaaaaagtaaaataagactttcaaagaaagagaagattaaaaaaaaaaaaagaatgggagaaaatgagatagaagtaatcataactgaatatgaatgggatgaccTCACACACAAAACAGAAGGACCAGAaatgataatttaataatatattataagaGAGAGACTTGAAACAAAGACTCACACAGTTACACTTAAGAGAGCAGGATCTAATAagtttcagctgaaataaaaaaaaaaggcaggagatCACGATTTCAGACAAAATAAAGAGAGATTCAATTAAAAGAAACACTGAAGGAAACTACTTTTTTATTAGAAGGTAATCTAAATAATGAAgtcaatataaaattttttatatcaagTTCCTCTGATGTAAGacctcatttttgaaatatatagagaatttaagtcaaattcataaaaataaagccattcttcaattgataaatagtcatagaaatagttttcagaagcaaaattatctaaaatcataaaatgatcttgtgatgaagagaaccatctgcaccaaACAAGACTGTGAggcctgagtgtggatcacaacatagtattttcactttttttttgttattgttttcttgcatttggttttctcatttttccttttttgatccgatttttcttgtgcagtacaataattgtggaaatatatatagaagaattatacatgtttaacatatactggattaatCTAGGGGAcaagtagttttcagaagaaagcaAAGTTatctaaaatcataaaatcacTATTACAATGCAAATTACAATAACTCTAAGGTCCtacttcacatctatcagaaatgTCAAATGCTGAAGGCGATAAAATGTacataacttttgatccagcaatagtATTACTAGTTCTATatcacaaagaaaattttttttaaaaaggaaaaggatctatatacaaaaatattcatatcagctctttttatggtggcagagaattggaaagaAGAGATGCATATTGATGAATAGTTGAATAAGCTGTGGCATGAGGCTGTCTCAGAAAAACCctagaagacttttatgaactgatacaaattgaagtgagaagaatcaaaagaacatcgtgtatagtaacagcaatgttgtaatgataataaattgtgaaagacttggcttcTCTGACTAATAAccatgatccaagaaaattctgaaagattcatgatgaaaaaaatgctatccattgccaaagagagaactaatgaactctgagtgtaaaactgaagtataattttctcattctggggggaggggggagggaggagaggaagaagtcatatggctaatgtggaaatatgctcaGATTATCTGCCTTCTCAGCAggtggggaagaaaagaatttggaactcaaaatttaaaaagttaaaattattattaaaaaaagaacaagaacctGGGAGGATTTGAGGGAGAAAATAacgaattcagttttggacatgctaAATTTAAGATGTCCATAGGACATCTAATTTGAGTTGCCCAATAGGCAATTCTATATCTGAGACTGGAGATCAAGAAAATAGTGTAGGGAATTTAGGAATGCAGAAACAGTTCTAAGAAACATCTGTATAAAAACTAAAACAACGTGAACTGATGTAATCACCAAGTGAAAaagtatagaggaagaagagaggagccACAACAGATAGTGGACACGAAGGGGGGACACTTACAGAGAATGGGCATGGAATGGATGAAGATCCATAAAAGGGGGTAGAAAAAAGTAGTCAGGAGAAGCAGAAGAGAGCAATATCATAATAAATGGGAAgtagaaaggaataagcatttaagtacctatcATGTCAAAATTTCTTAAGCCCAATATAATGTTAATTTTGATCATTTGAAAGAAAGACTAAGTACATACAagtgcaaagtattttacaactATTTCAATAACCAGAAATAGGGGAAAGAATCAAGGAGAAGAAGGTGATTTACATTGTCAAAATGGTCAATTAGAATGATGATtgagaaaatgatataaaatttggaaatagataattaataaatttggagagaacttttaaaaaaagagatatctgtatttttattttatgcatttaaagcaTAATTTGAGGTGTTCATCGGCTTCAtgagactgccaaagggatccccaatataaaaagatcaagaattcttgccctaatgaaaagaaaatatgtccACTGGAAATAGGgtgaaaaaaaggcagaagaagcTAACAATTACTCAAACTTTCAAaatatgactaatttttttttatcttacaaTATTGGTATAAAGGAAACAAACCTTATAGAGATCATTAGGACATGTGAATACTTTCAGTTTCTATTGGATTATAAAGGAGtcaaatttttccccctctaatATCCAACAGCATTCTTcattgccattaaaaaaaaaaaaaaaaatcaaggttacCCAACGTAGTTTTAAATTTCAAACTAGTTCTTCTCccagttttatatatgtgtaatacgTTTATGTACATATggatacatgtacacatatatgtttttatgttCATGTCCATTACATCTTATGATTCAGGCACTCTATTATTTATGCACTAAAATTTAAAGTGATAAACTTAATGGTCACAAAATTTTCAGGTACTAAAATTattcatcttcattatatttttgcCAACTTACCCATATAGGTAGTAAAAAAATGATAGTAGGTAAAATGCTAATTTGCACCATCCTTCTTTCTGACAGTATGCTAGAATATCTGCATTCATGATGGTTGTAGGATCATAGAGTCCTGGTCCACTCATTACTGGTCTACTCATATACCTGTAATGAATATAGTTTATTAGCCACTCAGAAAGAAAGGTAAACCTTTTTGTTGaggttttctttctcttaaaaccAGGAAACATGATGTACTGAATCACAAGCTTCTAAttccatataacaaataaaaaggaaagatttataaTAATTTCAATAGTAAAACTGAAGCTTAAAGAGTCAATGTAAATAATATAAGGAGTTGAACAAATCATCTCTAGTGTCAAATGTCTTCAGAAATccaataaaaaggtaaataactaACCTGGAGACAACAATATCATTTTAATGTGTccagataaaaatatgaaaaattttaacaattagaattgcCCTAGCATATCCCAGTTCTGATTACTGCAATAAAATATTGGATGACTAAATAACTTTCCTTTTTGTCAttgatttctaaaaaaatttttagttttaaatgctACAAATAAAGTTATATGCCCACCTACTTGATTATTAAAATGAGCatttataaacttttaatttgggctaatgtaattataataaaaaaggaatattagaaGTTTATCCAAATATTACCTCCAAATATGATATGCCAAGAGTGGCATATTGAGACCCAGTGTAAGCCACTCTGCTGCACAGAGAAACATGACACAGAAGAAAGCGTGGATGAGATATTCTGGAAGTACAAGCTGGGAGAAAAATATGTAATCAGTTATCAAAACATCCTGTCTAGAAGGttaatgttaatattaaacaaatataaaattaattaggAATAAGGTAGAAAACAAATTTCATTCAATTAAAAGCGTTTTCAGAATCAAGAATGAAAGGGGCTGCTCAGGATTTTATGTCTGTGCTGACCTTTCTACCAACAGCAGGATTTCTACGTACACAGAAGAAACAGCCTATATTGCTCTGAGGAAGAGACCTAGACATTTTATTACTCATAAGTCACCCAGATTTCAGGTATTAAAAGTTGTTAggttcccaatccctctgtttttgtccgcctacatttttgatttccttcacaggctaatagtattattattggactatttcaaactccgattctttttgtacagcaaaataactattaggacatgtatgcttatattgtatttaatttatactttaacatacttaacatgtattggtcaacctgccatgggggggatggggagaaggaggggaaaaattggaacaaaaggtttggcaattgtcaatgctgtaaaattacccatgcatataacttgcaaataaaaagcaaaaaaaaaaaaaaaaaaaaaaaaaagttgttaggCACATGACTATATCTGTGCAGGGAACATATGGCAATAAACTTCTTCTCCCAAAGCTGATCAGCCCCTTACAATGCtggaaaaaatccaaaaatctttCACTGGGAGgatagctctctatccattatattatGCTGCTTCTCCTCATATTTAATAGGACAATAAGGATAGACCAAGTCCACTGGAATAGGGAACTTTTGAGTGGGGAAACCCTTTTGACCAATACTTTTGACTAACAGAGAGACTGCCTGGAACATGGAGAGGTTAAAggacttctccaaggtcacaggACCAGAATGTGTCAGACTTGCAGAGCTTTTGAGCTTCAAGCCTAGCCCTCTGTCCATAATCTTACACTATTTTCTCTATTACAAAATAATGATGTTCAGGAATGGGTAAGGGACTGATAATTCTAATTAGATGGTAGCAAAAGTGAGcataatttttagattatttttacactgttttaaaaaattagtgtATACTAATTTCCATTTCCACTACTACACAtgacataaaatagaaaaatgaaatatttgaccACATGCAATGTAATAGattttatttcacaaaatcaAAGCTTTCCTGGAGTTTGAATGTTAGaattttaagcttttaatttttaaaatgctatatttacAAACCATATAACCACCTTAAAATTATATTCTCTATGCAGCGATCAGGCAATAATTTCTGCACAATATCATGGATATCACtatgaacaaatgaaaacaaacttTCTGCAATGTAGGAGGGAAATTATATCAAAACAGTGAAATTAATTACATTTCTTGGTACTGCTAAGTTCATTTATTGGGTAACAACTCAGAAGTTGCATAATGAAAGCACAGCACACATGgacaatatttattaattaaaatttcattaagataaatgaaagtaaaattttacTTGGCACATCAAAATGTGAATgatgtaaactttaaagcattatagaaaatAGATGCATGTAAAtacaataaactaaaaaaatttatattacttttattttttattaaaaattttagttatataaatgattttaaatgaaaatttttttttaattaattaaggtTAATTTTTAGGCATTCAGCTGAATTTAACTAGGCAACTTCCCTATTCTAAATTTGGATATTCTCTAATGTCtttagttttaaatataaattccttttgttGGTGTTCAAAGCCTGACTTCAGTCGAGTTTtctagaatatatatgtataactgaCCTTGATGGTTCAGTGAGGCTAGCCTTCCATCTGTTTTTCACACAGAACACTCCATctttgtcccccccccccccccacgtgTCCTCTATTCCTAGAAGGTATTCTAATTTCTACCTCATTAAATCCATCTCTTTTTAAAGCACTATCTTCTATAGAAAATCTTTAATTCTAACTGTCAATGCCCTATATCCCCATGCTGCCTTTATCTTGAATATCATCAATATACATCAATATATTGTCTATGATAAATAGTAAGCTTCCAGAGTGTAgagattattttactttttgtctttctatcctcaTGCCCTAGCATATAGCAGTTAATTAATATGTTTAAGGATGATTAATTATACCATAACCttacctataaaaatattttaaggctATATATACCACACATTTAAGACCATGTTCTAAGAATCCAAAAAGTTTAGCTGTATTTCTCTAACCCAAAACAGTTATAAAGagttttaataacaataaaacccAGCTAATAATAGCTTATTATCTTGCTATATAGATTCTTTTCATGATTCAATTTAGACTAATCTACAATAACAACTTGCTCATTGAATAAACCTTTAAACATATATCTTCAAGTTAACACTTATAAGCTAACACacaaataattatgtattttaaaatctgacatctaaaaatataaaaagacaagcATCCCCACAGAAATGTTCCTGGGATAAAACAAAGACTTCTAtacaatatctttattttaaattttaaaaatatactctaTATATCTCAAAAATCTGTATTAGTGAGACTAATTAAATCTAAATTATAAGAAGTCCAATTTAAAGATtcagttagaaagaaaaaattaagaattcttattttaaaggGTTAAAACACTA harbors:
- the CNIH1 gene encoding protein cornichon homolog 1, translating into MAFTFAAFCYMLALLLTAALIFFAIWHIIAFDELKTDYKNPIDQCNTLNPLVLPEYLIHAFFCVMFLCAAEWLTLGLNMPLLAYHIWRYMSRPVMSGPGLYDPTTIMNADILAYCQKEGWCKLAFYLLSFFYYLYGMIYVLVSS